A segment of the Pyrococcus kukulkanii genome:
ATGCTATCTATCTAGCACAAAAGCTTGGATATGACGTTATTTACCTGCTGGTATTGAAGACGACCATTGGACTATCTCCCCATTATGAGAACTTACACTCGCTGAGGAGGCTAGCCAATTCAATGGGGAAAGCTATGCTAACATTCGACATGAGCCAAGGGACGGAAAAGCTCATCGAGAACCTTAAGGCCCTCTCTGTGGAGGCGATAATAGCAGGAGACGTGAAGATAGAGGATCACTACAGGTGGCTTGAGGGAATAGCAAGGGAGGCTGGGCTAAAGCTAGTGGAGCCACTTTTTGGAATGGACACCCATGAGCTGGCCAAGGAAATCCTGAAAGAGGGATTTGAATACTCGATAATAGCCGTGGATAAGAGAAAACTCCCAAGGGAGCTCCTGGGGTACACATTCAGAAGTGAAAGAGATCTCGAAGAGTTCCTAGCCAAGAACCCAGGAATAGATCCGCTAGGAGAGTACGGGGAGTTCCATACGGTGGTTACTAAGTCTCCACTATACACGAGGAGCTTCGAGCTGAAGCCAATAAGCATCGAGGAAGATGAGAGATACTATTGGCTGAGGTTTGACGTGATTTAGCTTTCACCAAATTTATTTAAGTAATGGCACCGTTACTAAGTAACGGGGGCATTACATGTTATTTGATCCAAGACCGAAGACAAGAAGAGAGGAGCTGTTTGACAGAGAGGAGGAGCTGGAAGAGTTAATTGAAGCAACTAAAAAGTATCCCCTAACTCTGCTTTTAGGGATCAGGAGAATTGGAAAATCGTCGATCCTCAGAGTTGCCTTAAACGAACTAAATGGCATTTACATAGATGTAAGAGAACTATACTTTGAATCTGGAGGCTGGATAAGCAGCAGTTCATTAAAAAAGGCCATAGAGAGGAGTTTAAATGCAACAAAGCCCAAATGGAGAAAAGAGTTGGCAGAGATTCTTAAAAGGATAGAAGGGGTTAAAGTATCGGGGCTTGAGATAAAGCTGAGCAGAGAATCATCCCTTACTGACGTACTTCTAGGCCTTAATGAAATAGGGGCAGTAATTGCAATAGATGAAGCCCAATACTTAAGGTTTTATGGAGCAAGAGGCGGTAAAGAGTTTCTAGCGTTAGTTGCATACGCCTACGACAACCTTGAGAACCTCTCCTTCATATTCTCAGGCTCGGAAGTAGGCCTGCTTCACGACTTCCTGAGAATAGACGACTATACCTCTCCACTTTACGGAAGGGCTTACGAAGAGGTCACAGTTGAGCCTTTCTCGAGGGATCTGTCCAAGGAGTTCTTGAAGAGTGGATTTGAGGAAGCAGAAGTGAGGATTAGTGAAGGGGAAATAGAAAAGGCAGTTGAATTCCTTGATGGAATCCCCGGCTGGCTCGTTGAATTCGGCTATAGCTACATTCACACTAAAAACTTCAAGGAGGCTATGGAGAAAGTGCTAAGAAAAGCCGAGGCAATGATCCTGGGGGAGATAAAAGAGCTAGAAAAGAAAAGCCCAAGATACTCCTTAATCCTTAAGGCAATATCCCTAGGCCTAGACAGGTGGGAACTAATAAAGGAATACATCGAGGTTAGGGCTGGAGAAGTTCCAAACTCACGACTTGCCAGCCTTCTTAGGAATCTCGAGAAGATGGGATGGGTAAAAAAGGAAGAAGGAAGATACAGGATAATTGATCCAGTTGTGAGGGAGGTTATTTCCAAAGCTCTATAGTTAGGGTTCCTCGCTGCAGCCCGTTCACCAGCACTTCGCCGTACTACCCTTGACGGAAATCCAAGCCCATCTAATGACCAAACTAAATATAATATAGAGACTAAGGTAGTACCCATTCTCATCTCCAGCCCTTAAGCCTCTCATGCCATCTTAAGGCTAGAAACAGGATTATGAAGAATACCACGATGTAGTAGGCTAGAAAGTAGGGAAGGTAGCCTAAGACGCTTAAGGTGTACACAACGGTAAGGATCAAAACCAAAACGAGGAGCAGTCTGTAAACCTTCTTTCTCTCCATCTCACCACCTCCAAGCCAATATGGAGAAGAAAGCCATAACTATTAGCGTCCACACGAAGGTCACGCTTATAGCCTCTTCAGCCTTGAGCTCGTATTGGGCTAAGATCGCGTTAGCCGCTATAGCCGGAGGCATCGAAGATTCAACCAATATCGCATAGAATATCTCCCTGGGGTAACCATGCAGGGTTGCGTAGACGAATACAAAGGGGATCAAGCTCCTAAAAGTTGCAACCTCTATTAACTTCCTCACAGAGAACTTACCCAGGGATATCCTAGAGCCAAAGTACACGAGGAGGAGAGGGATGTTAGTCCATCCAATGGTCTTTATTGGATTAATAAACCAGTCCGGCAACCTTATTCCGGCTATTACCAAAGTTAGAGCCAATAAGTTAGCGACCGTTGGGGGAAACCTCAAGGTTTTCTTGAAGCTCTTCCTTATTGAGGCGCCACCGGTAGAGTAATGTGCCGCTACAAAAGTGACTATGGGGAGGATTATCAGGGAGTTCGTTGTGGAGTATAGGATTGCAGGGGTTATATCGTCCAAGAAAAGGCTCGCTATTGGGAACCCCAATGCGGCAGTATTTGGATAGGAGGAGAGGACTATTAAGGCACCTCTCCATTTTTCATCCTTGACGAATAATTTCGAATAAAGAAAAGATGTTGAGAGGCTTATCCCTATAATCAAGAAAACGTAAAGGAAAACTATCTTTATCTTTAGCAGGTAAGAGAGATCCTTACTAGCGACGTTTCCAAAGACGAATAAAGCGAAGAAAACTTCGTTTATAAGTCTCCTCAGAATATAGAAGAACCTCTCACTCTTTATCGCTCGCTTAAGTAAATAGCCCAAGAAGATTAAGGAGAGCATCTCTGGAATGTTCATGTTAGTTCATCAAGTTCGTGTTTTAAATATTTTTATACTTGAAAGGCATAACAACTCAAAATACGCAACTCAGGGCAAAAACTTTAAAACTAATTGGACTCCGAAGAACCGGTGATATTAAAACTCCTCAGGAACTTCAGCCCTTAAAACATACCTCAACCTTTGAGAACTCCCCTAACAAAAATATCGAGAAGAAATAAGGAGTCAGGAAATAACGCACTTGCTCCATCCGCAGACTGGACAGGTTGCACAGCCGCTTTCCATCTTCAGCTCAACCAGCTTTCCTTCCTTCTCGTAACACACTGGACAGTAGACTACCCCCAATAACTCCTTTATCTTCTCCTCTGGAATCTCCTGGGGCTTAGCCTGCCTCTGCTCCACCTTACTCGAGACTGGCTTATTCAGCTGGAGTGAGAAAGTCAACTGCTCGCTCCTGCCGTTGAGTATGTTGTCTATGTTCACAAAGTTCTTTATCCATGGCTCCTTCTCCACTATCTGGAGGAGGATCTTCTTTGCATATTCACTAGGCTTCGGCTTGAACCTCCTCTTCTTCTCACCCTCAACGCTATACACCTGGACGGAGAGTGAACCATCCCTGTAAACGGTTACACCCTTGCAACCAAGGAAGTACGCGAAGAGGTACGCAGCTTTTACGTCCTCAACCGTGGCTTCATTTATCATGTTGATCGTTTTGCTTGCGGAATCCGTAAGCCACATCTGGATGCTCGCTTGGGCCAAGATGTGATCGAGCCAGTGAATATCTAAGGCCGTGACAAATACTTTCCGCATATCCTCGGGAATCTCCTCTATTCCCTGCACTGAGCCGTAGTTGTCGCTGATCTTCTTCAAAAGTTCTTCACTGTAGAGGCCCCTCCTCTTAAGCTCGGCCTCGAAAACGGGATCGACGTAGTAGAACTCTCCCACGGTAACTGATTTCTTGTAGACTAAAGCGTACACTGGCTCAATTCCGCTTGAGGTATCTGCAATCATCGAAACTGAGCCTGTCGGCGGGCAGGTTGTTACCATTGCATTTCTAACGCCGTACTTCTTTATCTCCTCAACCAGCTTGTCCCAAGGTAAGTTCCAGATCTCCGGGTGGTAGTAACCCTCGACTGGGAGTTCGCCCCTTGGATAAGCAGACTTCTCGTAGAGTGGGAAGGTCCCCCTCTTCTTTGCTGCCTCAATTGAGTACTTGTAAGCGTAGAAGGTTAAGTACTCGGTAACCTTGCGCATGAACTTGAAGCCTTCTTCGCTGTTATAGGGTATGCCGAGTTTGAACAATGCATCGGCTAGGCCCATTATTCCAACGCCGATTCTCCTCGTGAGCTTGGTGTTGTAATCGATCTCTGGGAGAGGGAACTTGTTAACATCGATAGAGTTGTCAAGGTACTTCGCAACTTTTTGAATGACGTAAGCGTACTCATCCCAGTCGAAGTACGGCTTTCCGTTTTCATCGTACTTAACGAACTTCGCGAGGTTTATGCTCGCGAGATTACAGGATTCGTACTCGTAGAGAGGCTCTTCTCCACAGTTCTTGCTTATTATTCCGTTGGCTACATATTCGTGGACTTCCTTCATGGTAAGAGTATAGACCATCTGCTCTCCCGCTTTCTCAACGCTAATGACCTTTCTGCATTCACCGCCGTAAATTTCAACACAGTCTCCTTCCTTTAATTCCTTGAGCTTTACATAATTACCGTTAACTTTAACCTCGTGATCTTCATCTCCTATGAGCTCCCTCCCATCCTCGAGCACTATCTTTATTGTTGGCTTAACTCCAACTTTCCATACATAAGCCTCGACTGGCCTTCCATTTGATGCTATAATCTTAATAGGGCTCAGATACGCTACTTCCTCCCCGTCCCTTCCTAAGGCCCCTTTGTCAATGACCTCCAATCTTTCAATGTTTTCATTCTTGGCCAAGGTAAATAATTCCTCGATTGCAATTTCTCCCTTCTCTGTGAGCACTCTAGTGCTTCCGACGACACACGGGTTAGTAGCCCTTATCGGTCCACCTTTAGCCTCCTTAAGCACGTTTCTCCTGTTTACCACGTCAAAGAATATAACTCCTGGGTCAGCCTTGCTCCAGGCCATGAACGCTAGCTCCTCAAACAGGGACTTTGGATCTACCTCCCTAACGACCTCCCCAGTCCTGGGGTTTATTAGGGGGTACTTTTTGCCCTCCTTAAGGGCCTCCCAGAAGTCCTGCCAGATGCCAACGCTTATGTTGAAGTTAGCTAAAACGTTCGTCCCAATGTTCTTTTCCTTAGCGTGGATGAACTTTTCGATATCTGGGTGCCAAATCTCCAGAATGCCCATATTTGCGCCCCTGCGAACTCCTCCTTGTTTGATTACGTCACTAACGGCATCTATGAGGTGCATGAACGAAACAGGGCCACTATTGGACGTATAAATGCCGTTCCCTGTGAGAAGGTGGACATCCTCAACTTGGATATCGTAAACTCTCTGGACTCCAAGAGGTTCTATTTTGGATATCCTTACTGGGTAGAGCTTTGATAGCATTGTAAAGTACTCGACTTCCTCCTCATCAAGGCCAAGCTCATCCTTTAGCTCAAGTACTCTCCTTATGAATGCTCTGTGTGTAACTTTAGAGTTGTACGAAAGGAGTTTGTAGGTATTTTGAATCTTAGCCCGAATTTCGGGTCTTTTAATTTTGTATATGGCATTAAACGGGAAGGAGTACTTCTTGTTCTTTCCACTCTCTCCCAGCTCTGCTACTGCTTTTTCTCTGATTTTTGCAAGCTTAACGGACTCAGTAAGTTTTTCAAAAGCCTTTAGCTTCATATCCCTAGTCTGGATTCTGAGGGTGTATACCTTTCTGTGACCATTCTCCTTAGGCTCATATTCTTGTATGCTCGTAACAATTCCAAGTGCCATGAAGAGAAGCTGAGCCTCCTTAATGAAACGCTCTGAAATAGACTTAATGGCAATCCTATAGTGGTGGTCTATGGTTCCATCTCCATCAAAGAACCCAGCCAAGAATGCTGCCATGACGCTTGGCTTGCTCCGGAAGATTAATTCGGGAACCCCTATGTTCTCTGATTTGTCTTTGCTAAGCCCATTTGCCTCAAGGAACTTTACAATCTTTGTAGAAGGTATTACAAGTGTTACCTTATGCTGATCTTCTCTAACAAACTCCTTTGGCTCAATACCAAAGATCTCCACGAAGTACCTTTTTACTTTTTCTTTAATTTCTTCTTCGCTCGTGTTTAGGTATATTTCAATCTTCGAGTTCTTCCTTCTACCGTTCTCATAGTAATGCCTTATATGACCGTCTGCATAGATTATTCCAATTAGATACGCCAGCTTCTCATCGAGGATATTTGGTAGCTTAACATCGTGACCATTGCTTTTTAGCTCAACGTTCGTGTTGACCTCTACATATGGAGCATCAAACTCATCAGGCGCTAGGATGTAGATATAGTCGCCCTCTTTAAGTTCCATTAAAGGTTTAAGGACTGGATTACCATCTTCATCAAAGACTAAGAACTTGTGCTCCTTGGTGACTTTAACTTCATATCCATCTTCAGTAATAATCCTAAAGACCTCCATCTCCCCATTGTCGTATTTCTCCACTACTCTCTTGACTCCCTTATGGGTAATTATCTTTGGAGTAGAGTTAGTTTTCACGAGTTCCTCGATAGGAATGAATCCCCTGTCGGTCAGTATCCTGGTATCGCCAGTAAAACATGCTGCCCCAGTTGTAGTTCCAACTATATCACCCTCAGGCCTGAGCTTGGAGAAGTTCATTCCAGTACCGCCACCAGCCTTCTGAATCATCGCAACGTCGTGAGCAGCTTTCATTATGCTCTCCATGTCATCCTCTATCGGCACGACAAAGCAGGCTGAAAGCATCCCAAGGGGTCTTCCCGAGTTAATTAACGCGGGAGTGTTGGGCATGAAGACTTGGTTTGTCATCAGTCTGAAGTACTCCTCTATCTCCCTCTCGTACTTGTCGAACTCTCCCCTTTCAAGCATTCCCAGGAACTCGTCAATAGAAACCTTCATCTTGCCCTTCTCCG
Coding sequences within it:
- a CDS encoding AEC family transporter, translating into MNIPEMLSLIFLGYLLKRAIKSERFFYILRRLINEVFFALFVFGNVASKDLSYLLKIKIVFLYVFLIIGISLSTSFLYSKLFVKDEKWRGALIVLSSYPNTAALGFPIASLFLDDITPAILYSTTNSLIILPIVTFVAAHYSTGGASIRKSFKKTLRFPPTVANLLALTLVIAGIRLPDWFINPIKTIGWTNIPLLLVYFGSRISLGKFSVRKLIEVATFRSLIPFVFVYATLHGYPREIFYAILVESSMPPAIAANAILAQYELKAEEAISVTFVWTLIVMAFFSILAWRW
- a CDS encoding diphthine--ammonia ligase, which codes for MKAIALFSGGKDGLYAIYLAQKLGYDVIYLLVLKTTIGLSPHYENLHSLRRLANSMGKAMLTFDMSQGTEKLIENLKALSVEAIIAGDVKIEDHYRWLEGIAREAGLKLVEPLFGMDTHELAKEILKEGFEYSIIAVDKRKLPRELLGYTFRSERDLEEFLAKNPGIDPLGEYGEFHTVVTKSPLYTRSFELKPISIEEDERYYWLRFDVI
- a CDS encoding adenosylcobalamin-dependent ribonucleoside-diphosphate reductase is translated as MAVEKVMKRDGRIVPFDESRIRWAVQRAMWEVGVRDEKKLDEVVKNIVKRINELYDGKIPHIENIQDIVELELMRAGLFEVAKAYILYRKKKAEIREEKKRILNKKELDEIDKRFSINALRVLASRYLMRDENGNIVESPRELFERVAILAVIPDLLYDERVFDKDGNYEQDLKRVEYYLENFEKFDRKYSIGKYKLNKYHFERMVNLYRELAEKGKMKVSIDEFLGMLERGEFDKYEREIEEYFRLMTNQVFMPNTPALINSGRPLGMLSACFVVPIEDDMESIMKAAHDVAMIQKAGGGTGMNFSKLRPEGDIVGTTTGAACFTGDTRILTDRGFIPIEELVKTNSTPKIITHKGVKRVVEKYDNGEMEVFRIITEDGYEVKVTKEHKFLVFDEDGNPVLKPLMELKEGDYIYILAPDEFDAPYVEVNTNVELKSNGHDVKLPNILDEKLAYLIGIIYADGHIRHYYENGRRKNSKIEIYLNTSEEEIKEKVKRYFVEIFGIEPKEFVREDQHKVTLVIPSTKIVKFLEANGLSKDKSENIGVPELIFRSKPSVMAAFLAGFFDGDGTIDHHYRIAIKSISERFIKEAQLLFMALGIVTSIQEYEPKENGHRKVYTLRIQTRDMKLKAFEKLTESVKLAKIREKAVAELGESGKNKKYSFPFNAIYKIKRPEIRAKIQNTYKLLSYNSKVTHRAFIRRVLELKDELGLDEEEVEYFTMLSKLYPVRISKIEPLGVQRVYDIQVEDVHLLTGNGIYTSNSGPVSFMHLIDAVSDVIKQGGVRRGANMGILEIWHPDIEKFIHAKEKNIGTNVLANFNISVGIWQDFWEALKEGKKYPLINPRTGEVVREVDPKSLFEELAFMAWSKADPGVIFFDVVNRRNVLKEAKGGPIRATNPCVVGSTRVLTEKGEIAIEELFTLAKNENIERLEVIDKGALGRDGEEVAYLSPIKIIASNGRPVEAYVWKVGVKPTIKIVLEDGRELIGDEDHEVKVNGNYVKLKELKEGDCVEIYGGECRKVISVEKAGEQMVYTLTMKEVHEYVANGIISKNCGEEPLYEYESCNLASINLAKFVKYDENGKPYFDWDEYAYVIQKVAKYLDNSIDVNKFPLPEIDYNTKLTRRIGVGIMGLADALFKLGIPYNSEEGFKFMRKVTEYLTFYAYKYSIEAAKKRGTFPLYEKSAYPRGELPVEGYYHPEIWNLPWDKLVEEIKKYGVRNAMVTTCPPTGSVSMIADTSSGIEPVYALVYKKSVTVGEFYYVDPVFEAELKRRGLYSEELLKKISDNYGSVQGIEEIPEDMRKVFVTALDIHWLDHILAQASIQMWLTDSASKTINMINEATVEDVKAAYLFAYFLGCKGVTVYRDGSLSVQVYSVEGEKKRRFKPKPSEYAKKILLQIVEKEPWIKNFVNIDNILNGRSEQLTFSLQLNKPVSSKVEQRQAKPQEIPEEKIKELLGVVYCPVCYEKEGKLVELKMESGCATCPVCGWSKCVIS
- a CDS encoding AAA family ATPase: MLFDPRPKTRREELFDREEELEELIEATKKYPLTLLLGIRRIGKSSILRVALNELNGIYIDVRELYFESGGWISSSSLKKAIERSLNATKPKWRKELAEILKRIEGVKVSGLEIKLSRESSLTDVLLGLNEIGAVIAIDEAQYLRFYGARGGKEFLALVAYAYDNLENLSFIFSGSEVGLLHDFLRIDDYTSPLYGRAYEEVTVEPFSRDLSKEFLKSGFEEAEVRISEGEIEKAVEFLDGIPGWLVEFGYSYIHTKNFKEAMEKVLRKAEAMILGEIKELEKKSPRYSLILKAISLGLDRWELIKEYIEVRAGEVPNSRLASLLRNLEKMGWVKKEEGRYRIIDPVVREVISKAL